ACCCCACCGTTCCGCCGCACCCCCAGCCCCGCTCGGCGGACCGGCACCGGTGACGCCGCGCGACCCGGAGCAGGAGGGCGTGACATGCAGACGCCGGACCGGTCCACATCGTCCCGAAGCGGCCGCCCCGCCCGACCCCGCCCGGTACGGCTCGGCGCGGCGGCACTCGGGCTCACCCTCGTCGTCCAGACCGTCGTGCCGACCGGTCCGGTGGTGGCGACACCGGTGGCCCAGGCCGCAGCCGCACCCGCCGGGGCACCGCAGATCGTTCCGGTCCCGGTCTCCACGGTCGCCGTACCGGACGAGACCTTCACGGCCGGACCGGAGACCCGGATCGTCCTGGCCCCCGGCAGCGGGGACACCTCGACGCCGGCGCAGGCGCTGGCGGCGGTGCTGCGGCCGTCCACCGGCTACCCACTGCCGGTCGTGCACGACACCCCCCGAACCGGCGACATCACGCTCCGGCTGACCGACGCCACGGACCTCGGCGACGAGGGCTACCGGCTCGACGCGACCAGCGACGGCGTACGCATCGAAGCGGCCCGGCCGGCCGGACTCTTCTACGGCGTACAGACCCTGCGCCAGTTGCTTCCGCCGTGGGTCGAGAGCCGGACCGTCCAACCCGGACCGTGGACCGTCGCCGGAGTACGGATCAACGACGTCCCCCGGTACGGCTACCGGGGCGTGATGCTCGACATCGCCCGGCACTTCCACCCGCCGGCCGTGGTCAAGCGGCTGATCGACCAGGCGGCGGCGTACAAGGTCAACACGCTGCACCTGCACGTCGGGGACGACCAGGGGTTCCGGATCGCCATCGACGGCCGGCCCGAACTCACCGAGATCGGCGCCCAGTTCTCGATCAACAACGATCCGGGCGGCTTCTGGACCCAGGCCGAGTACGTCGACGTCGTCAACTACGCCGCGACGCGCTTCATGACCGTCATCCCCGAGGTCGACACGCCGGGCCACACGAACGCGATCATCATGTCGTACGCGGGTGACGAGGCGGATCCGGTGCTGCCCGACGTCAACTGCAGCAACCGTACGCCGCCGGTGTGGAACCTCACCGGTGCCGTCGGCTACAGCGCGCTCTGTCCGGAGAGCCCGAACACCTGGGCGATCCTGACCGACATCGTCACGCAGCTCAGCGCGCTGACCCCGGGCCCGTACTACCACTTCGGCGGTGACGAGGTGCCGGCCTCCGTACTGTCGCACGACCGGTTCGTCGACTTCGTCGACCGCAAGGCGGACCTCGTCGCGACACAGGACAAGATCGCGATGGGTTGGGCGGAGATCTCGCAGGGGAACTTCGACCGGCCCGGTGCGGCGCCCTCGGTCGCCCAGTTCTGGAACAACGGCAACCCGACCGGTGCCGGCGGCGACTCGGCGCGACGGGCCGTACAGAAGGGCATGAAGGTCGTCATGTCACCGGCCAACCACACCTATCTGGACATGAAGCAGTTCCCCGGCAGCCCGCTCGGGCTCACCTGGGCCGGCACGTTGGACGTGTCGCACTTCTACCACTGGTCCGGCACCAGCAGCGACCCGGGCAGCTACATCCCGGCCCGGACCGCGAACGGGGTCACCCTGCCGGCGGTGACCGACGCCGACATCCTGGGCGTCGAGTCGCCGATCTGGTCGGAGACGCTGCTCACCGGCGCCGACATCGAGTTCCAGGCCTTCCCCCGGCTGCCGGCGACGGCGGAGATCGGCTGGTCGCCGAAGACCCACCCCGACCGCACCCTCGACTCCTTCGTGAACCGGCTGGCCGGACACGGCCTGCGCTGGCAACTCCAGGGCACGAACTTCCACCCGTCGCCGCAGGTTCCCTGGCGGGTCGACGTGACGGCGCCGGACATCAGCGCCGCCACGCGTACCGTCGACGGCGTGATCGCCTCGGTCTCCGCGCCCGGCGCGACCCCGGAGCAGGTCACGGCGACGGTCGACTGGGGCGACGGCACCAGCTCGGCGGCGACCGTCAGCGGTACCCCCGGGACCGTCACCAGGGTCAACGGCCTCTACACCGCGACGGCGAGCCACCGATACGCCCGGGACGGCGTCTACCGGGCCACGGTGACCGCGACCCGGCCGGGCGGCGGAAGCAGCACCAGCGAGTTCACCGTGGTGGTGGAGACCTGCACCACGACCGTCTCCGGCACCCACCGGGGCCCGCTGATCGTCGGGGCCGGGGTCACCTGCCTGGCCGGCGCCACCGTCACCGGCCCGGTGACGGTCCGGCCGGGCGCGTCGCTGATCGCCTCGGCGGCGTCGGTCCGGGGACCGGTGAGCGCCACCGGCGCGGTCACGGTGGAACTGCTCGGCGGCTCCGTCGACGGCCCGGTGACCGTCGCCGGCACCCGGGGACAACTCGTCGTCGAGAAGGTACGGATCGGCGGGCCACTCGTCCTGACCGGCTCCGCCACCGACCCGGCACCGCTGGTCGCCGGCAATTCGGTACACGGCCCACTCGTCTGTAGCGGCAACACGCCCGCACCCGTCAACGGCGGCCTGGCCAACACCGTCCGGGGGCCGGTCACCGGGCAGTGCCGGGGCCTGTGACGCCACGTTCGGGACCGACCTAGTCGTCGATCTGGATGGTGGTGATCCACGAGGGGGGCTGCGGCGCGTTGCCCCCGATCAGTCCGGCGATCACCCGGGTCGACTCCAACGGTGCGTCCGGCCACGGCGTGTACCCGTCGGTCAGCACGAGAACGAAGTGCGGCCGTACCTTCAGCGCGTGGGACACCCCGACCCGCATGTCGGTACCGCCGCCGCCGGCGAGCTGCACCTCACCGACGGTGTGCACCCGGCGTACGACGTGCACGTCCGCGTCGCAGGACAACACGGTCACCCGGTTGCCGCCGATGCCGACCGCCCGGAGTACGCCCGAGACCTCGGCGAGCGCGGCAGCCAACTGCGCGTCCCCCATCGACCCGGAGGTGTCCACCACGATCGCCACCCGGGGCACCGGCTGACGCAGGCTCGGCAGCACCACTGTCCGCATCGCGGAGGACCGCCGGGACGGCCGGTGGTACGTGTAGTCCACCGCGCCGCTCGCCCAGGCCGCCGCCTCGCGTACCGCGCCGGTCAGGGCCCGACGCCAGTCGACCCTCGGCTCGAGGATGTCGGCGGCCCACCGCGCCCAGCCGGCCGGCACCGTCCCCCGGCTCCGGGTGTGCGCCCGTACCGCCTGGGCGGTGTCCCGGCGGATCGCACCGGCCTCGACCTCGCTGACGCCACCCGACGAGCCGGTCTCCCACGGCCGGCCGAGGCCGTGGGCGCCGGACCCGCAGTCGATGCCCTCGTGGCCCACGACGCTGGGCGGCAGCAACGGCAGGTACTGCTCGAACAGCAGTCCGTCGGGCAGCCCGAAGGTCTTCGGCTCGACCCGGTCGACCGGCAGCGGAAGCTGGTCCGCGAGGAGGTCGTCGTTGATCTCGCAGTCCTGTGCGACGTTGACCCGGAAGTGGTCGTGCCGCCCGGCGTCGGAAAGCTGGTCGGCCCGGCCGTGGTGGTCCCGCAGCAGGTGGGCGACCTCGTGGATCCAGACCGCGGCGAGCTGCGGGACCGGCAGCCGGTCGACGAAGTCCGGCGACACGTAGCAGCGCCAGCGTCGGTCCACGCCCATCGTCGGCACCTGCCGGGACTCGACGACAGTGAGGCTGAACAGCGCGGTCGCCAGGTACGGCCGGTCCTGCGCGGCCCGGAACCGGGCCGCGAGCAGCTTCGTCCGGTCGAGCCCGCCGGTCATCCCGGCAGGCGCCCGGACAGTTGCAGCACCTCGACGAACGCGTCGATGGCGGCGGGCACGGGCCAGGAGGTGTCGCGCAGCGCGGCGAGGTCCATCGCGGCCCGGGCGGCGACGTCCGGCACGCCGGCCTTGACCGCCTTCTCCAGCACAGCCCAGCCGGCCTCCCAGCGCTGCCGGTCGACGTCGGTCTGCACGGCGGAGATCACCGCGGTGAGGAACGCGAGCTGCCGGTCGCCGCGCTTGGGCAGCGCGAACGCCTCCGGGTTGGCGAGCACCCGCTCCGGATCGGGTAGGTCGAGGTTCTCCAGGTAGGTGACGAATTCGAGGCCGGCACCGTCGCCGACCGCGCCGATCACCGCGAGCGAGAGCGCCTCCGCGCCGGTACCGGCGCTGTAGTGGAACGCGAGCAGCCGCAGCACCATCTCCCAGGTACGCGGGGACGGCCAGGCTCCGCCGCGCGCCTCGGCATCGCCCGGCAGATGGTGGACGAGACCGGGCCGCGCGGTGAGGAAGCCGGCGATCGCACCACGCGCCTTCGCCAGCGCGGTCGAGGTGCGGGCCGGCTCGACGACCGGGACCGTCACCGCCGGCCAGGTGCCGGCGAGGCCGCGCACGACGGTCCGCGCGTCGTGGGTCCAGTGCAGGTGGACGAACCGGTTCGCGAGCGGCGGGCTTAGGTGCCAACCGTCGGCGGCGCTGGTCGGCGGGTTCGCCGCCGCCACGATCCGCACCGCGGGCGGCAACTGGAGGCTGCCGACCCGACGTTCCAGCACCACCCGGAGCAGCGCCGCCTGCACGGCCGGCGGCGCGGAGGAGAGCTCGTCGAAGAAGACCAACCCCGAGCCGGTACGGGCCAGCCGCACCGCCCAGTCCGGTGGAGCCATCGGTACGCCGTCGGTGGCCGGCGAGTCCCCGACGATCGGCAGCCCGGCGAAGTCGGACGGCTCGTGCACGCTCGCGATGACGGTTTCCATCGGCGTACCAAGACCGTCGGCGAGCTGCTGGAGGGTCGCCGACTTGCCGATGCCCGGCTCTCCCCACAGCAGCACCGGCAGGTTCGCCGAGACGGCGAGCGCCAGCGCCTCCACCTTCGGGTCGCGGGCCGGCTCCGTCCGCCACGCCCGGGTGGCGGCGACGAGCGCGTCGGCGGCGCGGAACGCCTGGTCAGTTGCCGTCACTGTCGGTCCAATCGTTGACGACGTCGCGGACGAGGATCGGCGGACGGTACTCCTCGGGAAGGTCCTCGTCGTCGCCGTACATCTCCGCCTTGTAGTCGGCCAGTCCGACGGCGGTCAGGCCGTCGCCGTCCGCCACCTGCGGGTCGGCACCCGCCTCCAGCAGCGCCCGGACCATCTGCGGAGTGCCGCCGTCGCCGATAGTGACGTGCAGCGCCGTCCGGCCCCGGCGGTTGGTCGCGTCTAGCGGCACCCCGGCCTCGATCAGGCGCCGGACCAGACCGCCGTCCCGGATCGCACGCATGTGGTGCAGCAGCGTTCCGCCCCGGCCGTCGGCCAGTCGTGGATCGAGACCCGCGTCCAACAGCGCGGCGAGCGCCGCCGAGCCCCCGTGCTGGACGCGTTGCAGCACCTCGCGACGCAGCTCCCGCAGTGGCCGAGGAAGCCGACCACCGGAGCCGCGCCACGCGTCCGCCACCGCGAAACACCCGGACACCGGGCCGCCGAGGGTACGGAGCACCTGCTCGCGGGCGATCTCGTCCGGGGTGTGCGACGTCAGGTCCAGCCGACCGTCCGCGTGCACCACCGTGTGCCACTCGCCTCGGCAGCGCACCGGCACGTCCCGGCGCAGGTCGAGGCGCTCGTCTCGGACCGGGAAGCCGCCGGGGGCATGTGGGAACAGCGCCTGCCGGACGAGCGGGTGCAGTTCGGTCGGGTCGAGCAGGCCGTGCCGGAGGAGTTCGAGGTCGACCGGACGGCTGTATACGACGCTCGCGAGCCGGCGGCAGCGGGAGAAGCGTTCCCGGTCGTAGCCGAGGAACGACGCCGCCGGTGTGGAGTCGGTGCGGCGGCCGAACCCCAGGGCGAACTGCCAGCCGTCGCCGACCAGGACTTCCGAGACCCCGTAACGGATGTGGAGGCGGGTCGACTCGGCGTCGAGCCCGACCGGAACCAGGGTGCCGGTCCAGGCGGAGTCGACCAACCCCCGCCGCCGCCGCTCGTCAGGGTCGGGCGGATCGAGGTCGACACCGGCGGCGGCCCAGGCGGAGACGAGGTCACCGGCGGCGATCCGCCGGTCGAACACCTCCGTCCGGCTCGCCGGATCGGCCAGGTCGACCCGGGTCGGGTACGCGTCGAACGGCCGGACCCGCCCGTCCGACTCGAAGCCGGGCATCCGGTGGGCGGAGCCACCGTAGGCCGCGGCGAGGCCGCCACGCAGGTGGGCGGGACTCCAGAACGTCGGCGGCAGGTCACGCCGGTGGCTGTCCCTCTCGACGGCCGGCCCGACGGTGAGGCGCAGCCACTGCGAGCCGTCGACCGTCCTCGGCACGTGCAGCACGAGGGCCGCATCGCTGTCCTGGATCCGGTCCTCGCGCACCGACAGCAGCCACTGCTGGTGGGTGGCGAGGCTGGTACGGCCGCCGAGCGTACGCGGCAGGTGCCAGCGCAGCAGGTCCGGCGCGAGCGCGGCGAGATCCGCCTCGACCAGCTCGGCCTGCCGGCGGCCGTGTTCGCGGGCCACCTCGGCGAGATCGAACCCGACGTCGACCCGACCCGCAGCCAGTCCCGCCCGCCAGTCGCCGGCCTCGCGTGCCGCCGTACACGCCTCGATCATCGGAGTCGGCACGGCGTACCGCCGGACTCGTTGCCAGACACGGATCTCGGGAAGGACGGGCTGGGTCATCGGGTCACCGGTAGACGCTGGCGATCGCCCGGATGTCCGGGTGCGGTTCGGTGACCGGTCGACCCGCGAGCAGGGTCGCCGCCTGGCGGCGCATCCGACGCGGAACGCCACCGTTGATGCCGAGGTATTCGAGCGTGGGGTGTCCGTCGAGGGCCGCGACGAGCAGCCGCGCCCCCCGCCCGCCGATCTCGGTACGACGTACGTCCAACCGGCGCAGCCGCGCCGTCGGCAGCGCCCCGGCGAGCGCCGCCGCACCCGCGTCGCCCAGCACGTTGCCGTACGCGCCGAGAGCCCGCTCCGACGGCGGCCTCGCGAGGTCCAGCGACTGCCACGCCGCCAGGTGCTCGGCCAGCGCCGCCACCCCGACCGGGGTCACCCCGTTGCCGCCCAGCCCGAACGTCATCTCCACCCCGTCCGCGAGTACGGCCAGCGCGGCGACACCGGCATCGCCCAGGTGGTTCGCGGACAGGTACAGCTCGCGGATCCCTGCCTCGTGGACGAGCACGCCGAGCGTCGGTACGGCATCCGGACCGAAGCCGTTGCCACCGAGGAACAGTCGTTGCAGCTTCTGCTTCCGCGCGGCGAGCACCTCGGCGAGTACGCCCAGCCCGCGCCCGCTCATACCGACGTTCACCAGGTCGAGGGTCCGGATCGTGGAGTTCGCCGCGAGCGCTGTCGCCAGCCGGGCGACGCCGTCGTCGCCGATCGGGTTGCGCTTGAGCCAGAGCGCCCGGACCGTCTCGTCGTGCGCGATCCGGGTGGCGAGCGCGTCGACCCCGGTCGGGTCGATCCGGTTGCAGCCCAGGTAGAGCGTCTCCACCCGGTGCCCGGGACGCAGCGCGTCGGCGACCGCCCGGGCACCGTCCGCGCCGAGCCCGTTGGTGCCGAGCAGCAGGTGCCGGACCAGCGGCGAGCCGACCGCGGCGGAGACGATCCGGGCGGTCTGCACCGGCCCGATGCCCTGCTTGCAGAGGTCGAGCCGGCCGTCTGCCTGTACGGTCCCGCGCGGGAACACCTCGGGGTCGCCGACCGCGTCCGGCACGCCGAGGCGTACCAGCAGGGGGTCGAAGTCGGCCGGATCGGCGAGCCCGGCGCCCGGGTCGGCGATGACCGGGCAGCGCACCGGCGTCGGTTCGGTCACCAGGGCACACTCCGATAGTCCTTGAGGAACTGGCCGCTCACCGGCTCACCACGCATCCCGCGCACAATCGGGTCGTAGACCCGGGCGGCGCCGTCGATGACGTCGAGCGGTGGCCGGAAGCCGTTGTCGCGCTGCGCGGTTTTGCTCTGATGTGGACGCTCGTCGGTGACCCAGCCGGTGTCCACACTGTTCATCTGGACGCCGCTGCTCGCGTAGTCCGCCGCGACCGTCCGGACCAGCATGTTGAGCGACGCCTTCGCCATGTTGGTGTGCGGATGGCGGGGGGTCTTGCCGGACCGGGAGTAGCTGCCCTCCATCGCCGAGACCTGCACGACGTGCCGCTGCGGATGGGCGCTCGCCTCCATCAGCGGCCGCAACCGGGAGGTGAGCAGGAACGGTGCGAACGCGTTCACGACGTGCGCCTGCAACCACTCGTGCGGGCTCACCTCCGCGTCCCGCAACACCCATGAGTTGACCTCGCGCAGGTCGAGCTGCTGGCCCGTCTCGTCGACCCGGCCGGCCGGGAAGAACGCGTCCAGCACGGACGGCAGCCCCGCCGGGGTCGCGGAGGCCGGCGCGACGCCGATCGCGATCCGCGCCGCCGGCCCGTCGAGGGCCGCCGACTCGCCGGCCCGGACCTCGCGGTGGTACGCCTCCGGCCGGTACAGCGTCTGCGCGGCGTTGTTCACCAGGATGTCGAGCCCGGCGAAGCGCCGCCCGACCAACCCGACGAAGTCGAGCGTGCCCGGCAGGTCGAGCAGGTCCACCCCGTGCAGGTAGAGCCGGTCGGCCCAGTCGTCGAAGTCCGGCACGGCGGCGTAGCGGCGGGCCGCGTCGCGCGGAAACCGGGTCGTCACGATCACGTCGGCGCCGTCCCGCAGCAGCTTCAACGCGGTGTGGAAGCCGATCTTCACCCGACCTCCGGTGACCACCGCGGTACGGCCCGACAGGTCGCAGCGGGCGTGCCGACGGAGCCGGTTCTCGTCGGCGCACGGTTGGCACATCAGGTGGTAGTCGACGTCGACCTCCCGGTACGCCGACTTGCAGACGTAGCAGAGCCGGGACCGGACGAGCGAGCCGACGGCGGTCCCCGGAGTACCCGCCGGCCGTCCGACGGTCACGGCCGCCGGGGCGGTGTCCGGGATCTCCGAGTGGAAGCGGGTCGCCTCCGCGAGCAGCGCCCGGTCCGCCGCGCGGGTCCGCTCGTCCCGGCGGGACTTCGCGCGCCGCTTCACGCCCCGGTACGCCGTCGCCACCGCCCGCTCGAGCTCCTGCCGGGTGGCGTCGTCGAGGTCGGTGTCGTCGAGGCGGGCGAGCACGGCGACGCAGGCCTGCACCGTGGCCCGGTCGACTGTGCCCGTGGCCCGGTTGACCGGGGCGTCGCCGCCCTCGACGGCGACACCGCCCGCCGCGGCGGCAACGGTGCCCTCCTCGACGGACACGACGCCTCCCTCATCGGATGTGGGCGAGACCGGCCGGATTCGAACCGGCGTCCTCCAGCTTGCTGTCAAGGCGCGTCGACCTCTGCGCTACGGCCTCGCCGCGCGGCAGCATATCCAGAACCACCGACAGACTTCCCAGCCGGTGGCCCTACCTGCCGGCCGGCCTACCTCCCGCTCGGCAGCCCTACCTCCCGCTCGGCAGCCCTACCTCCCGCTCGGCAGCCCTACCTCCCGCTCGGCCGCCCTACCGGTTGACCGCCACCCGGCCGGTTGCCTTCCGGAACTGGGCGAGCAGATCGTCGGGGGTCCGGCCCAGCGCGTCCACGGCGTCCGGGTCGGCACCCTCGGCGACGAGCGCCGCCATCACCTCCGTGGCCCCGTCTGCGGCGGCGCGGTGCGACGGGGTGCCGCCGCTGCGGTCGCGCTCGTCGACCGACAGCCCGGCGGCGACGAGGAAGGGCAGCACCCGGGTGTGGTCGAGATGGTGCAGCCAGTGCAGGAGCGTGCCGCCCTCACCGTCACGGAGACCGGGATCGAGGCCATCGGCGAGAATCCCGAGCAACGTGTCGGTGTCGCCGTGGAACGCGAGCGCGAAGAAATCCCGCCGGATCAGTCGGATCTGCTTGGGCACCGGCGTCACCCCGGTACGCCAGGCCCGTACCGCCGCCGCGCATCCGCTGAGCGGGCCACCGAGGCTGGCGAGCACGAACTCACGGCGGATCTCCTCCTCAGTGTGCCGCAGGGTGCCGATCCGACCGCCGACCAGGTCCACCACGTGCCAGTCAGACCCGCACCGGACCCGGATCACCGGACGTGCCGACTGGGTCGGGGCGGACCAGGTCTGGGACCGGTCGGGGAACAACGCCTCGTGTACCAGTGGATGCAGTTCGTCCGCGCGCAGCGATCCCCACCGCAGCAGGGCGGCGTCGACCGGCGCCCGCACCCCGAATGCGTACGGCCCGCCGCCCTGGTCGTCCCGGGTGATTCGCCGTACGGTCAGCCCGCCGTCCCGGGGCGACTCGATCCGGCTGAGATTGCTGGCGGAGTGCAGCGAACGGCGCCGGTAGCGGTGGAACAGTCGCCGGGCTTCGGCCACCAGCACCGGCAGCTCCACCGCCAGGCGCGCAAGCTCCCGTTCGCGCCACGGATAGCCGCCGTACCAGGACTTCGGCTCGGTCGTGTCGACGGTGAGCCCGGCCGCCCCGTACGCCTCGATCCAGCGCTTCGCCCCGAGCAGTCCGCTGATCGTCTCCACCTCGGCGGCACGGTCGGCGGGCTGCTCCGCCGGGATCGGGGCACCCGGCGGGTACGGGCTGCCGTCGGCGGTGTGCCAGGCGAGTCGGGTGGCCGACGCCCCGTACGCCCAGCGCCGGGCGGCGACCGCGTCCGCGTGCCAGCACCAGTCCGGCAGGTCGTACCAGCTTCGCCGCAGTTCGCCGACGCCGGTGACCCGCAACACGATGCGCTGGCGGCCCCTTGGCCGGTCGGGCAGCGCCGCGACCAGGACCGGGGTGGCCGGCCTGAGCCAACCCGACGACATCCGGAACGGCGTCGCCAGCCGGGAGAGCACGATCTGGGCGCGCGGGACCAGGGCCAGCCGGTCGGTACGCGGGGCGAACAGCCGCAGCAGATCCGGGGCGAAACCGAGCAGGTCGGCCTCGATCCTGGCTGCCTCGTCGGCGCCGTACCGGGACGCCACGTCGCGCAGGTCCACGTGCAGGTCCACGTGCCCGGCCGCGCAGGCGCCCCGCCAGTCACCGCTGGAACGTCGCGCGGTGCAGGCCGCCACCATCGCCGGTGGTGCCAGGTACGCCGACTCCCGTACGTGCTTTTCGCGCTCGCGCCGACGTTCCACGTCCACCTTCTCGCCGTACCGGGAGCGGACCGGCCGGATTCGAACCGGCGTCCCCCTTTACCAACTGTCACCCTCTCAGACTTGTCATCGTTGGTCGAATTCTGGTGTTGAGCTGCACAGACGCTGTAATGCATTGATCGCGGCTTGTCACTGGTAGTCAACTTGGGCAGGGGTTTCCGGGGGGGGGTAAGCGGGGGGCCTTGCCCGGTGCCGTCAGCGAGCGGATCCTGGCGCAGGTTGACGCCCGGGGAGGTGCGGAAGCGGTCGACGGCAGGGGGCTCGGTCACGTCCGCGCAGGTGGTGTAGGAGACGACCTTCGCGGGATCCGGTTTCCGGCGGCGCTGGTTGCGACGGCGTTTGGTGCGGAACTGAGCTGAAAACGAAAATGGTGTGGGGTTGCCTGATGCATATTCCGACACGGAGGTCGCCAGCGGTGGCGATGTGCCGGTGCGGGTACGGTGAGGTCCCCGCGAAACTCCAGGTGGCTAACGACGCGACTAGTGACGAGGTCGTGAACGACCTCTGCTGGCCCACGTCGCTCCACCGGCAGGTCAGTCCCCGTCCACGTTACCCGCGTCGGCGGGTTCGGTGCCCGGCCGTCGCCAGGTGAGGTAGACCTTCAGGTTGCCCTCAGCGGCGGTTTTGGCGATCACCGCCCCGGCCTCGGTGGTCAGTTTGACCCCGAACTCCAGTTGGATCTCGTCGGGTTGCGTGTCCATCTCGCGGAACCGGGTCAGCGCCACCGAGGCCGCAGCGCGCACATGACTGAGGGCGGTACCGAAGGACGTGGTGGCAGCCTCGACCACGTCTGCGGTCCGGGACACGGGTGAGATGTCGGGGCCGTCCGCGTCCACCTCAACCAGCACGAAATCTACTCCGTCCAGGTCGAACCGCTTCAGCTCGGACACAGATCCTCCTGATAGGCGTCTCGCGGCACGAGTGGTCGCACTGCGTCGTCGGTATTCGGGTCTGCGAGCACGACACAGAGGCGGTCCATCACGTCGGATGCCGAATCGCGGCGTGAGGTCCGGGAATCCTCGCCCAGCCGTTGCAGCGGCGGCGGCTTCCCGGATGCCGGTAGCACCACCCCGATCGTGCTGGTATGCATCAGCACGATCGGCCCGTCGACGCCCCTACCCAGTGACACGACCGCTCGCCATCCGCTGCCATATCGATAAGAGTCGGTGCGGATGCCCGTGGGCAGCGACCAGATGGTCACCTGTGGCTGCAGCTCGGCCATCCTTTTGATATCGGTATCGGTGACATCGCGCACGCCGGTCCGCCAGGAGAGTGTCAGCACAGATCCGATGGCGTCCAGCGCGATGGACCCGTTGCGTTCCTCCGAGTGCAGGGTGAGCAACGGCGCGACAGGGCGCAGCGATGCGGTGTCAAGGACCCTCACCCGCGCCCGCTCGCCCCCACGGTCGCGGATCGTGACGGCAACCGTGCTCCAGTCCGCGCTCATCGCCACGTCGCTGATTCCGTCGGCCACCACCTGTCGGGTGGTCGCGCCGGTGAGCCTGACGGAGGTGAGCGCGATCTGCTGTCTAACAACGCCGGACTCGTCCGCGGGGGCCTCGACGAGCAGGGCGCTGTGACCACCAGGGCCGAGCCAGAAAGACCCGATCAGGCTGCGCCAGGGCAGGGTGAACCGACCGCGTTCGGCACCGGTACGCAGGTCTCGCAGAACGATCGTGTTCAGCGTCGAGTCCGGTGCGCCCGGCGTGGGGCTGCCCGGCACCAGCATGGCCAGCACTTCACCGGTCGGGTCGATGCTCAACGCCCGGACCCGCAGCGCGCTCTCCACGCCGCCCAGCGTCACCGCGCTGTCCACCCGGCGCTGTCGCGCGTCGTAGACGACGAGACAGCCCAGCCACTGGGTCAGGGACGTCGGCCGGCACGTCGGGTAGTCGGCCGGGTCGGGCTTCGGCAGCCCGTCGGAGTCCACCGGCGCATCGGTGCGCAGGGTTGGCACCACCGACTGCAGGAAGGCCACCTGGCTGCCGTCCCGGCTGATGGTTGGGCCCGTGCTGGTGACGTTCCCGATGGACAGTCGGGTGAGGGCGTCGTCGCGCCGGACCTGGTCGGTGAGACTCCACAGCGCGGGTCGGCCGCCGGCGTCGATGGTGACAAGCGCTCGACCGTCGGCACTGACCTGCCGGGAAAGATCAGTGCCGAACCAGTCCCCCCGGGGCGGTTCGGGCGCTGCGGACGTGGCTGACGATTCGCTTCCCTGGGCGGTCCCGCGTCCGTAGCGGGGCAGCAGCGCGTCGATGCCGTCGTGGCGGTCGGGCCGGTTCAGCCCGAAGTCCACGTCCGGGTCGGTGCGCCAGGCCCGCAGGGCCAGTTGGTGGGCGCCGTAGCTGTCGGTGGTTCGTCGGGCGGCGGCCTTGGCGGCCAGGTCCTGGGCTGCGATCTCCGCGCGTTGCTCGGCCGTGGTGCGCCAGGTGACCGTGAGCAGGCTCAGCACCACGGCCAGCGTCACAGCGACCGCTGTCACGCGTCGCAGTCGCCGTCGCCGGCTGTCGGTGATGAAGCCTCGTTCGGCAGCGGTGAGCTGGTCGCCGTGCGTGGCCGCCCAGCGGCCGGCCTCGCGCAGGTCCGCCCCGGTCAGCCACCGCTGTGCCGCCCCCTTGCCGGATGCACTGGCCATGCGTAGCCGCAGCAGATCCTGCCAGATGCGGAACTCACGGTGCTGCTCGACGAGCGTGCGCAGCCGTTCCCAACGGGTCACCAGCGATTCGTGGGCGAGTTCCACCCCGGGCACCGCGCCGGCCGC
The nucleotide sequence above comes from Plantactinospora soyae. Encoded proteins:
- a CDS encoding serine protease; the protein is MPIEAALVRLWRGDTPFGAGFLAGPTYLLTAAHVVADVLGHPSDTPSLTGRVEVDFPLLAPGRRHRAEVVAWQPAGADNSGDVAGLRLIDPAPEQARPLSFARHRALSDARLVMVGFPRRLELGSWAYGRTGGSVATGWVEILSDDRRPSTLDKGFSGSPVWDTEVDAVVGMVVQRVRGAPPRIGYLVPTDRLLSAWPELSRAAESDNPFRGLRAFGEEDAERFFGRTEQARQLAEQATTVPVLCLVGPSGVGKSSLLHAGVLPRLRDQPRLGVAVLRPGDAETPLHALALALDRLTDADPAPSARLDRAGRLAAGLAQAPADALAAVSAAAGVDRLVLVVDQFEEVSTQPSAARRALVEVLRTALRPAARVSVVLAVQDTFLGAVLRDPGMAELAAGWLPATVAELTPDQLREVIEGPLARVGTVGAEPGLADRVIEDVRDTPNPLPLVQFTLTELWQRRQSGSLTHHAYDALGGVRGALVDYAEQVWDALDPSARDAAQRLLVQLVRPLPESNLSVRRTAVLGDLDDALLAVAQRLATTRLLVLRAAGAVPGVELAHESLVTRWERLRTLVEQHREFRIWQDLLRLRMASASGKGAAQRWLTGADLREAGRWAATHGDQLTAAERGFITDSRRRRLRRVTAVAVTLAVVLSLLTVTWRTTAEQRAEIAAQDLAAKAAARRTTDSYGAHQLALRAWRTDPDVDFGLNRPDRHDGIDALLPRYGRGTAQGSESSATSAAPEPPRGDWFGTDLSRQVSADGRALVTIDAGGRPALWSLTDQVRRDDALTRLSIGNVTSTGPTISRDGSQVAFLQSVVPTLRTDAPVDSDGLPKPDPADYPTCRPTSLTQWLGCLVVYDARQRRVDSAVTLGGVESALRVRALSIDPTGEVLAMLVPGSPTPGAPDSTLNTIVLRDLRTGAERGRFTLPWRSLIGSFWLGPGGHSALLVEAPADESGVVRQQIALTSVRLTGATTRQVVADGISDVAMSADWSTVAVTIRDRGGERARVRVLDTASLRPVAPLLTLHSEERNGSIALDAIGSVLTLSWRTGVRDVTDTDIKRMAELQPQVTIWSLPTGIRTDSYRYGSGWRAVVSLGRGVDGPIVLMHTSTIGVVLPASGKPPPLQRLGEDSRTSRRDSASDVMDRLCVVLADPNTDDAVRPLVPRDAYQEDLCPS